Sequence from the Pecten maximus chromosome 8, xPecMax1.1, whole genome shotgun sequence genome:
atatcaacaaATCAAGCAGTTTAATGACGGAATATAACCTAGTAATCTACCCACTGACAGAATATCAACAAatcaaacagtttaatgacGGAATATAACCTAGGACTCTACACAttgacagaatatcaacaaatcaaacagtttaatgacGGAATATAACCTAGGAATCTACACAttgacagaatatcaacaaatcaaacagtttaatgacGGAATATAACCTAGGAATCTACACACTGACAGAATATCAACAAatcaaacagtttaatgacTGAATATAACCTAGGAATCTACACAttgacagaatatcaacaaatcaaacagtttaatgacTGAATATAACCTAGGAATCTACACACTGTCAGAATATCAACAAatcaaacagtttaatgacTGAATATAACCTAGGAATCTACACAttgacagaatatcaacaaatcaaacagtttaatgacGGGATATAACCTAGGAATCTACACACTGACagaatatcaacaaataaaacagtttaatgacgGAATATAACCTAGGAATCTACACAttgacagaatatcaacaaatcaaacagtttaatgacGGAATATAACCTAGGAATCTACACACTGACAGAATATCAACAAatcaaacagtttaatgacTGAATATAACCTAGGAATCTACACAttgacagaatatcaacaaatcaaacagtttaatgacTGAATATAACCTAGGAATCTACACACTGACAGAATATCAACAAatcaaacagtttaatgacTGAATATAACCTAGGAATCTACACAttgacagaatatcaacaaatcaaacagtttaatgacGGGATATAACCTAGGAATCTACACACTGACagaatatcaacaaataaaacagtttaatgacgGAATATAACCTAGGAATCTACACAttgacagaatatcaacaaATCAAGCAGTTTAATGACGGAATGTAACCTAGCAATCTACACACTGACAGAATATCAACAAatcaaacagtttaatgacGGAATATAACCTAGGAATCTACACAttgacagaatatcaacaaATCAAAAAGTTTAATGACGGAATATAACCTAGGAATCTACACAttgacagaatatcaacaaATCAAGCAGTTTAATGACGGAATATAACCTAGGAATCTACACAttgacagaatatcaacaaATCAAGCAGTTTAATGACGGAATATAACCCAGGAATCTACACAttgacagaatatcaacaaATCAAAGAGAACATTGATATTACTGGAAATTGAATTAAGTAAAGACCGTATTAACATTCAATTTTGTGCAATGAACCACAACGTTTGCTTGTTTCAATGTGCCTCCTTCTGTTGCTTATTTGTGTATTCAGATCTATAAGATATACATTGTCGCACATTGCTGAAACTGGTActttctgatgacgtcacattatcAACAGACCTAAAGTAGCAAAGTGGTAGTAAAGTGGAAAAAACATTGATGACGATACATTGCGATAAGTAATAAAGTCACAGTTCACGTCTAAATGCCGATTTGTCATATCAGAACCAAATGTAATCACATGAGATATGTATTGATCGCCATACATTTTAAATTCATCCATCAAACACTATTGAATTCGCACCGCCGTGAAATTGTCTGGTTTAAGTCCAGACTATAATGGCAATGCTTGGCTGATCTTGTCTGCGTCTTTACatagtatagaatatatattcaCTTTCTTAGTTGCATATAGACCTATGTACGACATGTGCATATACTGATATAggcattgttttgttatttcatgTTTAGGCCACTAAATTACATACATATGCATTTATAACAGTTCTAGactattgtataatacatgtactcgGTACTGAATAATACCCAGTACTGTATAATACCCAGTACTGTATAATACCCAGTATTGTATAATACTCAGTACTGTATAATACCCAGTACTGTATAATACCCAGTATTGTATAATACTCAGTACTGTATAATACTCAGTACTGTATAATACCCAGTACTGTATAATACTCAATATTGTATAATACTCAGTACTGTATAATACCCAGTACTGTATAATACTCAATACTGTATAATACCCAGTACTGTATAATACCCAGTACTGTATAATACTCAATACTGTATAATACTCAATACTGTATAATACCCAGTACTGTATACtcaatactgtataatatcCAGTACTGTATACTCAATACTGTATAATACCCAGTACTGTATACTCAATACTGTATAATACCCAGTGCTGTATAATACTCAATACTGTATAATACTCAGTACTGTATACTCAATACTGTATAATACTCAATACTGTATAATACCCAGTACTGTATAATACCCAGTACTGTATAATACCCAGTACTGTATACtcaatactgtataatatcCAGTACTGTATACTCAATACTGTATAATACCCAGTACTGTATAATACTCAGTACTGTATAATACTCAATACTGTATAATACTCAATACTGTATAATACCCAGTATTGTATAATACCCTGTACTGTATAATACTCAATACTGTATAATACCCAGTACTGTATAATACTCAATACTGTATAATAGTCAATACTGTATAATACTCAATACTGTATAATACCCAGTACTGTATAATACTCAATATTGTATAATACCCAGTACTGTATACTCAATACTGTATAATACCCAGTACTGTATAATACTcaacactgtataatactcAATACTGTATAATACCCAGTATTGTATAATACCCAATACTGTATAATACCCTGTACTGTATAATACTCAATACTGTATAATACCCAGTACTGTATAATACTCAATACTGTATAATACCCAGTACTGTATAATACTCAATACTGTATAATACCCAGTACTGTATAATACCCAGTAGTGAATAGTACTCAGTACTGTATAATActcattactgtataatactcAATACTGTATAATACCCAGTATTGTATAATACCCAGTACTGTATAATACTCAATACTGTATAATACTCAATACTGTATAATACCCAATACTGTATAATACCCTGTACTGTATAATACTCAATACTGTATAATACCCAGTACTGTATAATACTCAATACTGTATAATAGTCAATACTGTATAATACTCAATACTGTATAATACCCAGTGCTGTATAATACTCAATACTGTATAATACTCAATACTGTATAATACTCAATACTGTATAATACTCAATACTGTATAATACTCAATATTGTATGATACCCAGTACTGTACTGCTCAGTACTGTATAATACTCAGTACTGAATAATGTTCAGTACTGTATAATGTTCAGTACTGTATAatactcagtaatgtataataCTCAGTACGGTACAATGCTCAGTACTGAATAATACTTAGTACTGTATAATGCTCAGTACTGAATAATTCTTAGTTCTGTACAAATCAGAACCGTGATGTGGATTTTGTCTTAATGTATCACAATTTTGAACGAgatgattgattgattggtaCTGGAGTTAGTGTTACCCCTGATGTTTGGCGTGCTTTGACCATATGGTAGGTTGTCTGTAGTACTGTATGGACCGCCTGAGACTTTCCTCGTGTGAATACAATGGTGTGTACTTCAACATTTTAGTAGCTTTTGAATATACAGAATTCATTCTCATGTTGATAAATCTCACAGAAGATGGTGTAAAGTTTGAGTTGATCTCGAATATAGGGGAGACAATCCAAGCTATCCAAATAAAAAGCACCGCAGCCAAATAGGTTAACCAATATGGCAATGTAAAGGGCAACAACTTGAAACCACAACTTTTTAAAAATGGAtcgaaaaattgaaatatattcgTCATAGGAGTGTCATCACACATGAAGAACGTTTCCCCGCCAAGGTCTGAGTTCTCCCTCACGGCCTTGACCGCACATACAAACCCCCACGCCACGTTGCCAACGTATGCCGCCTGTGTGGTTCCATGGGCAAACGGAATAATAGTTCCACCAAGCTGGTTAGCGAATTGCAGAATGTGTGGTACCACGTTGAAGTCGAGTTCCCCGTACATGGTCACAGGTCTGAGTGACAAGGTCTGCATTCTACCACCTACAAAAGATACACAGCCATTAGGGATTATTCGTCATGTCTAACTTTCTGAGACTgccagcaaaaaaaaaaagtttagtgtatacattgtacttaatTAACTTTATCAGCACGCATACTGCTATAACGAATATTCATCCCTATAACGAAGTCGTGTTTGACATCCCTTCTTCCTGTTTATTACTATGTAGAGTGTAACTTAATTTACCAGTTCAGTTTGAATCGCAAAATGAAATGGgatgataaaacattaaccatCGGGTAGGCTGGCACCGTTCTGGCTCTCTACGACCTGTTCAGCTAAGTGTTTGGTAACGCCATACGGTCCGAATAGGAATTTCTTCGGTATACCAAGCGTCTCGTCGGAGTCGATGAGATCCTCGTAACCCATGACAACGCTTTGTGAACTGCAGTACACAAAGCCACGGACGTTTTGCCTGATGCAGACTTGAAGAAGTTTTTCTGTGCCTATAAACAGACTGCGACATATCAAACCCAATCATACTAGTAAATTCTGTAAGTTATCTATGGAGCACTGCACACGCACACGTAGAATGTAGTGTATATTGTTTAAACATCACAATTCCAGTACATTTTGTATGGTggtagtatttttattttatcttagcTGGTTTTTGGCAATACTATGGCTCTTAAGCGTTTTCCCAGTATGTTTGAATTCCCTGTTCTAGTACTTCCGAAAATTTGCAGAATTGAGAATTGTGTAACACGGGGATTTGACAAAGAGTTGTAGAATCTGTGGTAGCGGTATGAAATTATCAATCAAACTGGCTTTTAACATATGATAATCACCAAGACGTTTGTCGTATGTGGCCTACAGCAAATTGGCCTTTGAAATATAATAACTAACAAGATGTGTGTCGTTTGTGGCCTACAGCAAATTGACCTTTGAAATATAATAACCAACAAGATGTTTGTCGTTTGTGGCTCACCTGTAACATTGACCTTGTACAAGTTGGCCTCGTTCGGAAACATCCGTGCATCCACCACACTGGCTACATGAATCACACAGTCCACCCCATTTGTGGCGCTCTCTATGACCTCTTCATCTAGGACGTCCCCGACAAATGCTTCCACGGGCTTTCGTCCTCTGTAATCTTAAAGTAAGAAAGGGGTATGCAAacaatcatacatgtatatatgtcaggtaTCAAAACAAACCCGCTCCTGTCATCTCTTCCGGTTGACAGTTAGTCTAATGAGACAGAGGTTCAACGTTCAAACCCTAGTATAGTTTAGGGAAATTTTACTAATACACCTAGCTTGCTCTCACCAGCATCGCTATTACTGTAACACCTATAAGGTTTACATGTGTTTACATAAATAAAAGTTCAACCCAGGTTTTAAAATtccaaaattattttattccaTTCCAGGTGATGACTTTATGGACACATAGGTTAAATCCCACCAATAATGTTAGTTGTCTTATTTTCATATTAGTGTACAACAGATAATGCGAAAAGTTCGAAGGTCGTTTAAAAGTCAGTAAGTTTTTGGTTTAAATGTAGGAATATGAGTAGTGCCCGAACGGGGATGTCGGTGGGCCGCCCTCTCTAGAAAGCTATTGAGACACTACTAGTGCCAAAGTTAGTTGGGTGTTGATTTTTTAGAGATCATGACATATTAACCACGTCTATGACACGTCCACCTAGTACACATTACTAACACTCAAAGCTAGCTTGCCTATCGGCATGCAATACGACGTTATTAAATAGCTTTCAATTAGTATCAATTATTAAACACACATCACTTCCATAACCTAAACAATAGATCGTGTCACTCCCAAGGCCACCGTCCACACAATTACATGGACAATGGTCATGTGTATAAGGTAAGTGTATACAGCAATATTAACCATATGTTGTCAAAAATTGCAGGTTTGTGATTCTCAAAAATACATacttataattatacaataaagaaatatgattctgcaaaaataacACTATCAAGCCTATCGGGTTACATTACATCACGCCTAGTCCCAGATTCAGTATCATTCCTTGACTTCAAGAATTTCCTCAACTGTGTTTGTCCATAGGTAAATATTGTAGAATGATTCGATACTCAAGGACTTGTTCCAATTATCACGATTCCTGTGATAAATGTCGACCACTGGtggaaaaattaaaatataaattagaaaaaaaaacaacaacatgcaCAGGAATTTTCGAGAGAAGCAAGATGATGAAAGTTTTTGGTCAACATCACAATTTCAATCGGAAATGTTCTACGTCTTCGTGCAATATTGAGACCGAGGTTTTATGCCTGGTGGTTCCATTGCCACCaccctagttctcattttgagaatttgtCTTAAACCGGAGTTGACCTAGTTTTGCATGGCGGGTGttgccgtgacctagatttgtatggcgggtgtcgcgttacctagatttgtatggcgggtgtcgcgtgacctagatttgtatggcgggtgtcgcgtgacctagatttgtatgacgggtgtggCAGAAGACGCTTTCCCATCCGAATATTTGGTCCTTGATATCTTTGTGCATACTTTGCCACCGCtctatcgattttgagttagttagaattacggttgCGTTAGCATACGTCGGTATTCTctattgtttttgaaaataaagagGACAGATAATGTATCCTgcctttatatactgtatgtagcaTTCGGTCATATCGTGGTATTAATTAAATGTATAGTCCTACATCATGGTTGCCAACTTATGCATGTGTACACGCGGTCGATGATGCAATATCTTTTACTAAGGTTTCCCCTTAAACACTTCAATTGCCTTTTTTAGGGAAATTCTTTAATCAAGGACAATAGAATGGGGGCTTATCATGGAATTCAGGTTCTTTCCTGGAGAGAGGGGCATTCACCCATGGTAACATAGCTGCTGCTTCCTATCAGTTCAATATTGAGAATTTCATCAAAACTGCATCAAAAAGGTCACGGTATCTTTATGATCTTTCCATCCAAATAAAATCAACTTTATCCTATCTAAATCATATCCAATTGGCTGGTGGACGGCGTCAACAAAAATTCCGTCTTCCTGCCAAAAGGTGGTGAACGTCATTCTCTAAAAAAAACTCATGGAGAGGacagaaaaaaaagggggggttgggggggtgggggggggggggtgttgcTTAGGTTGACACTTTCACGTATAGATAATTCATTTCCTGGTGCGGTTTTCTTGAAAACCATTGATAGTtgacaattttcaaaatgatggaATGTCTAAATTCAGGAAAGGGGATAGAAGATTTACAtatgagagagaaaaaaaacactttttcataTGTGGGTATGAAGGATATGTTTTTTCTTGGGataataaaatgtgttaaaCCATGGGTCAGTCTTAGTCACTGATCATTTTCAAtcgttaaatattttatatgaacaaGTCGTATAGTTGGATACTTAAGGGCCTCCCTTCTCACTCCCCCCTATCTCTATCCGTTTATTCCTGTCCTTTCAGGACCTCCCTTCTCACTCCCCCCTATCTCTATCCGTTAATTCCTGTCCCTTCAAGGCCTCCCTTCTCACTCCCCCTATCTCTATCCGTTAATTCCTGTCCCTTCAGGGCCTCCCTTCTCACTCTCTCCTACCTCTATCCGTTAATTCCTGTCCCTTCAGGGCCTCCCTTCTCACTCTCCCCTACCTCTATCCGTTAATTCCTGTCCCTTCAGGGCCTCCCTTCTCACTCTCCCCTACCTCTATCCGTTAATTCCTGTCCCTTCAGGGCCTCCCTTCTCACTCTCCCCTACCTCTATCCGTTAATTCTTGTCCCTTCAGGGCCTCCCTTCTCACTCTCCCCTACCTCTATCCGTTAATTCCTGTCCCTTCAGGGCCTCCCTTCTCACTCTCCCCTACCTCTATCCGTTAATTCCTGTCCCTTCAGGGCCTCCCTTCTCACCCCACCCTACCTCTATCCGTTAATTCCTGTCCCTTCAGGGCCTCCCTTCTCACTCCCCCCTTCCTCTATCCGTTAATTCCTGTCCCTTCAGGGCCTCTCTTCTCACTCCCCCCTACCTCTATCCGTTAATTCCTGTCCCTTCAGGGCCTCCCTTCTCACTCCCCCCTATCTATATCCGTTTATTCCTGTCCCTTCAGGGCCTCCCTTCTCACTCCCCCTATCTCTATCCGTTAATTCCTGTCCCTTCAGGGCCTCCCTTCTCACTCTCTCCTACCTCTATCCCACTCGCATGAGCTTGGCCCACATATCCTACATGAGGAATAAAAACTTACTCAGCTGGTTGGAAAATCTCCGTAGATCCAGGACTTTGATATGGGTGACAAAGTCTGCCTTTTCCTGGAGGAGTCGCACTATATGTTGTCCAAGACATCCGTTCCCACCAGTTACCAGAACCGTATACTTGGCCATACTACTGCTCAGTCTGGGAATAATGATGTTGTGATAGTCCTTTGGATTTGCCTCTGAATTTCAATTTCCTTTTGAgcttaagttttacaacttatcgctaaacattacaaacacaaacatatatcCCTACAACATTCCATAATATACTACTCAaacgtatatatgtatatcatatctgaattttaataaaattgtcTACAAAACGCACATCTTACATATACTGGTGAGTGTTATATTCTTAATTCAGTTGATATTATCCCACaatatgtatcctacccaatcctatcttTTTTCTTGGATATAGAGgtcataatacatgtagtatgttgGGGACTGGTTAATGGAATAGAagatcatgttttttttttatttctgctGCTGATTATTACATTGTGTAGACTTCTATTGTTAATAACAATGCAGCAATACAAAACACCCTGTCTGAAACAGCATTAATTATTCTATCAGGTAAGAATTCTTGGTATTGACGATATGGTAATTTCATTCTATCTACTGAAGAACAATAATGTAACggaaataaaatgaattatgtactttataacaattatacaatttgtaatcatatttaataattacatgtatcaatattattgtttttaagaTATCGAAGAAAGGAGAGTACGCTATTCAATTACCTATTcagttttacatcattttatttttctatggataaacatttaaaaatgtatttcgTTAATCATAAGTAAGTCAAATGGCAAAGTAATTCAAgtgaaac
This genomic interval carries:
- the LOC117333060 gene encoding 3 beta-hydroxysteroid dehydrogenase/Delta 5-->4-isomerase-like encodes the protein MAKYTVLVTGGNGCLGQHIVRLLQEKADFVTHIKVLDLRRFSNQLNYRGRKPVEAFVGDVLDEEVIESATNGVDCVIHVASVVDARMFPNEANLYKVNVTGTEKLLQVCIRQNVRGFVYCSSQSVVMGYEDLIDSDETLGIPKKFLFGPYGVTKHLAEQVVESQNGASLPDGGRMQTLSLRPVTMYGELDFNVVPHILQFANQLGGTIIPFAHGTTQAAYVGNVAWGFVCAVKAVRENSDLGGETFFMCDDTPMTNIFQFFDPFLKSCGFKLLPFTLPYWLTYLAAVLFIWIAWIVSPIFEINSNFTPSSVRFINMRMNSVYSKATKMLKYTPLYSHEESLRRSIQYYRQPTIWSKHAKHQG